One Pyrococcus furiosus DSM 3638 genomic region harbors:
- a CDS encoding PCNA-inhibitor: MNRKLDEFLGSNDPPATKEENQKVKKKQRLRATNLDEFLPEDHINFFKNLRIGSKKIARKKIEEL, translated from the coding sequence ATGAACAGGAAGCTTGATGAATTTCTTGGTTCTAATGATCCACCGGCAACCAAGGAGGAAAATCAAAAGGTAAAAAAGAAGCAGAGGTTGAGAGCAACTAATTTAGACGAGTTTTTGCCTGAAGATCACATAAACTTCTTTAAGAACCTTAGAATAGGTTCAAAAAAGATAGCTAGGAAGAAGATTGAAGAGCTTTAA